TTCAGGTTGAAGAAATCGAATTCGATCCAGATATGTATGAACCGCTGCCAGTGTACAAGCCTGCGGCCAGCCGCAAACAGATTGAGAAAGCGCTGGAAATGCTGATTCAGGCTGAACGTCCGGTCATCGTGGCTGGGGGCGGGGTGATTAATGCGGATGCCAGCGAGCTGCTGCAACGCTTTGCCGAATTAACCCACGTACCGGTAATTCCAACGCTGATGGGCTGGGGATGTATCCCCGACGATCATGAGTTAATGGCCGGAATGGTGGGATTACAAACGGCCCATCGTTACGGAAACGCCACGCTGCTGGCCTCCGATATGGTATTCGGTATTGGTAACCGTTTTGCGAACCGACACACAGGCTCGGTCGCGAAATATACCGAAGGCCGCAAAATCATTCACATCGATATTGAGCCGACACAAATTGGTCGCGTTCTTTGCCCGGACTTAGGCATCGTTTCTGACGCTAAAGCCGCGCTAACTCTGCTGATTGACGTTGCTCAAGAGATGCAGAAAGCCGGACGTTTACCTTGCCGGAATACCTGGGTTGATGAATGCCAGCAGCGTAAACGGACGCTACTGCGTAAAACCCACTTCGACAATGTCCCTGTTAAGCCGCAGCGTGTGTATGAAGAGATGAATAAAGCCTTTGGTCGCGACGTTTGCTACGTCACCACCATCGGGCTATCACAAATTGCCGCCGCGCAAATGCTGCACGTATTCAAAGAGCGTCACTGGATCAACTGTGGGCAGGCAGGCCCTCTCGGCTGGACGCTGCCAGCGGCATTAGGGGTTTGTGTTGCCGATCCAACCCGCAATGTCGTCGGGATTTCTGGTGATTTCGACTTTCAGTTCCTGATTGAAGAATTGGCGGTGGGCGCGCAATTCAACATTCCTTACATCCATGTGCTGGTCAACAACGCCTATCTTGGCCTGATTCGTCAGTCGCAGCGCGCGTTTGATATGGATTACTGCGTACAACTGGCGTTCGAAAACATCAACTCCAGCGAAGTAAACGGCTATGGCGTCGATCACGTCAAAGTGGCAGAGGGATTAGGCTGCAAAGCCATCCGCGTGTTCAAGCCAGAAGATCTTGCTCCGGCATTTGAACAGGCCAAAGCCCTGATGGCGCAGTATCGCGTTCCGGTTGTCGTCGAAGTGATCCTTGAGCGTGTGACGAACATCTCTATGGGCAGTGAACTGGATAATGTGACCGAGTTTGAAGAGATTGCCGACGGTGCAACCGATGCGCCAACCGAAACCTGTTTTATGAAATACGAATAGATGAGGTGACAGATGTTACGTTTCTCAGCCAATCTTTCTATGCTGTTTTTGGAATACAGTTTTCTAGAACGCTTTGATAAAGCGGCACAATCGGGGTTTCGTGGCGTAGAGTTTATGTTTCCCTACGATTACGACATTGACGTATTAAAGGAAAAGCTGCAGACCAACCAGCTGGAGCATACGCTGCATAATCTCCCCGCCGGAGACTGGGCTGCGGGTGAACGCGGTATCGCCTGTATTCCGGGGCGCGAAGAAGAATTTCGTGATGGCGTGGCGGCAGCTGTTCGATATGCGAAGGAGCTAGGCAATAAAAAAATCAATTGCCTGGTAGGGAAAACGCCAGCAGGGTTTTCTGACGAACAGATCCAGCAGACGCTGGTGGAAAATCTGCGGTATGCGGCCAATATGCTAGCGCAAGAAGATATTTTATTGCTGATTGAGCCGATTAATCATTTTGATATGCCGGGTTTCCATCTCACTGGAACTCAGCAGGCGCTGGCGTTAATTGATAGCGTCGGCTGCAATAATATCAAAATTCAGTATGATATTTATCATATGCAGCGCATGGAAGGAGAGTTAACTCAAACCATGACCACGTGGGCAAATAAAATAGGTCATTTGCAAATTGCAGATAATCCTCGTCGCGGAGAGCCTGGGACCGGGGAAATCAATTATGACTTTATTTTTAAGTTTATCGATAAATCAGGTTATGACGGCTGGGTAGGTTGCGAATATAAACCGCTGACTACCACCGAAGCGGGATTATCGTGGATTAATCAGTATCGATAATTTGTAAGTAATTTCAGGCAACACTATTTATTCCACTCTGTTGGAAGGGAATCGTTTTGCCTGAATTCAGGAATACCGACAGATATAAAAGAGGTTGCAAATGAAACTGGGATTTATTGGCCTGGGTATTATGGGATCGCCAATGGCGATTAATCTGGCTCGTGCCGGACATCAGCTACATGTGACGACCATTGGTCCGGTTGCAGAAGAACTGCTGTCGCTGGGCGCGGTAAATGTTGAAACTGCGTGCCAGGTAACTGATTTAGCAGACATTATATTCATAATGGTTCCTGACACGCCGCAGGTTGAAGACGTGCTTTTTGGTGAACACGGTTGCGCTAAAACCTCATTGCACGGAAAAACAATTATCGATATGAGTTCTATTTCTCCTATCGAAACCAAACGTTTTGCTAAGCAGGTTAATGAGTTGGGCGGAGAGTATCTGGATGCGCCTGTCTCTGGTGGGGAAATTGGCGCTCGCGAAGGTACTTTGTCCATTATGGTTGGTGGTGAGCCAGAGGTATTTGAACGGGTCAAACCGCTGTTTGATATTCTGGGTAAAAACATCACTCTGGTAGGCGGTAATGGTGATGGTCAAACCTGTAAAGTAGCTAACCAAATTATCGTTGCCTTAAATATTGAAGCCGTTTCTGAAGCGCTGGTATTTGCCTCTAAAGCCGGTGCAGATCCGGTCCGCGTGCGTCAGGCATTAATGGGCGGGTTTGCCTCATCGCGTATTCTGGAAGTACATGGCGAGCGCATGATAAAGCGCACTTTTGATCCTGGTTTCAAAATTGCCTTGCATCAAAAAGATCTCAATCTTGCATTACAAAGTGCGAAAGCGCTTTCGTTGAATTTGCCTAATACAGCAACCTGTCAGGAATTATTTAATACCTGTGCTGCGAATGGTGGGAGCCAGTTGGATCACTCGGCAATGGTTCAGGCTCTGGAGTTAATGGCTAATCATAAATTGTCATGATCGTTGGTATCGCTGCGATCCTGCAGCGATACATTTTAATCAGACACACTTTGGAAAGGTGCATGTCATGAGTGAAAGAAATAAATCCGGTATTGAATACTGGAAGAAGATCGTCGTCGTAATGAGTCTGGGTTGGGTGGCGATATGGATTTATCGCACCGTATTAACCCCAATTTATCCTGAGATTCAGGCTTCACTGGGTAATGTCAGCAATGCAGAAATTGGTGCCATC
The Citrobacter arsenatis DNA segment above includes these coding regions:
- the gcl gene encoding glyoxylate carboligase, which codes for MAKMRAVDAAMYVLEKEGITTAFGVPGAAINPFYSAMRKHGGIRHILARHVEGASHMAEGYTRATAGNIGVCLGTSGPAGTDMITALYSASADSIPILCITGQAPRARLHKEDFQAVDIESIAKPVSKMAVTVREAALLPRVLQQAFHVMRSGRPGPVLIDLPFDIQVEEIEFDPDMYEPLPVYKPAASRKQIEKALEMLIQAERPVIVAGGGVINADASELLQRFAELTHVPVIPTLMGWGCIPDDHELMAGMVGLQTAHRYGNATLLASDMVFGIGNRFANRHTGSVAKYTEGRKIIHIDIEPTQIGRVLCPDLGIVSDAKAALTLLIDVAQEMQKAGRLPCRNTWVDECQQRKRTLLRKTHFDNVPVKPQRVYEEMNKAFGRDVCYVTTIGLSQIAAAQMLHVFKERHWINCGQAGPLGWTLPAALGVCVADPTRNVVGISGDFDFQFLIEELAVGAQFNIPYIHVLVNNAYLGLIRQSQRAFDMDYCVQLAFENINSSEVNGYGVDHVKVAEGLGCKAIRVFKPEDLAPAFEQAKALMAQYRVPVVVEVILERVTNISMGSELDNVTEFEEIADGATDAPTETCFMKYE
- the hyi gene encoding hydroxypyruvate isomerase — encoded protein: MLRFSANLSMLFLEYSFLERFDKAAQSGFRGVEFMFPYDYDIDVLKEKLQTNQLEHTLHNLPAGDWAAGERGIACIPGREEEFRDGVAAAVRYAKELGNKKINCLVGKTPAGFSDEQIQQTLVENLRYAANMLAQEDILLLIEPINHFDMPGFHLTGTQQALALIDSVGCNNIKIQYDIYHMQRMEGELTQTMTTWANKIGHLQIADNPRRGEPGTGEINYDFIFKFIDKSGYDGWVGCEYKPLTTTEAGLSWINQYR
- the glxR gene encoding 2-hydroxy-3-oxopropionate reductase; this encodes MKLGFIGLGIMGSPMAINLARAGHQLHVTTIGPVAEELLSLGAVNVETACQVTDLADIIFIMVPDTPQVEDVLFGEHGCAKTSLHGKTIIDMSSISPIETKRFAKQVNELGGEYLDAPVSGGEIGAREGTLSIMVGGEPEVFERVKPLFDILGKNITLVGGNGDGQTCKVANQIIVALNIEAVSEALVFASKAGADPVRVRQALMGGFASSRILEVHGERMIKRTFDPGFKIALHQKDLNLALQSAKALSLNLPNTATCQELFNTCAANGGSQLDHSAMVQALELMANHKLS